From Canis lupus familiaris isolate Mischka breed German Shepherd chromosome 16, alternate assembly UU_Cfam_GSD_1.0, whole genome shotgun sequence, one genomic window encodes:
- the CNPY1 gene encoding protein canopy homolog 1 isoform X3: protein MPLAHSEAFLADLLDGVCERMNDYKLEEDPVTKKKAFKRFAPRKGDKIYKEFKKFYFYSDAYRPLKFACEAIIEEHEDEISSLIAQEAHHLADKLCSEKADLCETSANQTEL from the exons ATGCCCTTAGCCCACTCGGAGGCTTTCCTAGCAGACCTGTTGGATGGAGTGTGTGAGCGGATGAACGACTACAAGCTAGAAGAAGACCCTGTGACCAAGAAGAAGGCGTTTAAGAGATTTGCTCcaaggaaaggagacaaaatatacaaagaatttaaaaaattctatttttattctgatgCTTACAGACCTTTGAAATTTGCG TGCGAAGCCATAATAGAGGAGCATGAAGACGAAATATCCTCACTTATCGCCCAGGAGGCACACCACCTCGCTGACAAGCTGTGCAGTGAAAAAGCAG accTCTGTGAAACCTCTGCTAACCAAACTGAGCTTTAG
- the CNPY1 gene encoding protein canopy homolog 1 isoform X2, which produces MESGYINIAETEFICDAAPFTAMPLAHSEAFLADLLDGVCERMNDYKLEEDPVTKKKAFKRFAPRKGDKIYKEFKKFYFYSDAYRPLKFACEAIIEEHEDEISSLIAQEAHHLADKLCSEKADLCETSANQTEL; this is translated from the exons ATGGAGTCTGGATACATCAACATCGCAGAAACCGAGTTCATTTGCGATGCAGCCCCTTTCACGGCG ATGCCCTTAGCCCACTCGGAGGCTTTCCTAGCAGACCTGTTGGATGGAGTGTGTGAGCGGATGAACGACTACAAGCTAGAAGAAGACCCTGTGACCAAGAAGAAGGCGTTTAAGAGATTTGCTCcaaggaaaggagacaaaatatacaaagaatttaaaaaattctatttttattctgatgCTTACAGACCTTTGAAATTTGCG TGCGAAGCCATAATAGAGGAGCATGAAGACGAAATATCCTCACTTATCGCCCAGGAGGCACACCACCTCGCTGACAAGCTGTGCAGTGAAAAAGCAG accTCTGTGAAACCTCTGCTAACCAAACTGAGCTTTAG
- the CNPY1 gene encoding protein canopy homolog 1 isoform X1, giving the protein MKGGRPASWRSGGGQCLRAPSLPAPEPRAREGSSLPALLSSQMPLAHSEAFLADLLDGVCERMNDYKLEEDPVTKKKAFKRFAPRKGDKIYKEFKKFYFYSDAYRPLKFACEAIIEEHEDEISSLIAQEAHHLADKLCSEKADLCETSANQTEL; this is encoded by the exons ATGAAAGGAGGAAGGCCAGCATCCTGGCGTTCAGGGGGTGGCCAGTGTCTCCGCGCGCCTTCCCTTCCCGCTCCTGAACCCCGTGCACGTGAAGGCAGCAGCCTCCCTGCCCTGTTGTCTTCACAGATGCCCTTAGCCCACTCGGAGGCTTTCCTAGCAGACCTGTTGGATGGAGTGTGTGAGCGGATGAACGACTACAAGCTAGAAGAAGACCCTGTGACCAAGAAGAAGGCGTTTAAGAGATTTGCTCcaaggaaaggagacaaaatatacaaagaatttaaaaaattctatttttattctgatgCTTACAGACCTTTGAAATTTGCG TGCGAAGCCATAATAGAGGAGCATGAAGACGAAATATCCTCACTTATCGCCCAGGAGGCACACCACCTCGCTGACAAGCTGTGCAGTGAAAAAGCAG accTCTGTGAAACCTCTGCTAACCAAACTGAGCTTTAG